From a region of the Bacillus alveayuensis genome:
- a CDS encoding iron complex transport system permease protein (product_source=KO:K02015; cath_funfam=1.10.3470.10; cog=COG0609; ko=KO:K02015; pfam=PF01032; superfamily=81345; transmembrane_helix_parts=Inside_1_20,TMhelix_21_43,Outside_44_71,TMhelix_72_94,Inside_95_106,TMhelix_107_126,Outside_127_135,TMhelix_136_158,Inside_159_164,TMhelix_165_187,Outside_188_191,TMhelix_192_209,Inside_210_215,TMhelix_216_237,Outside_238_256,TMhelix_257_279,Inside_280_290,TMhelix_291_313,Outside_314_322,TMhelix_323_345,Inside_346_351): protein MKKYVSFRIGKGYISLLIDKKTVVISSVLILLTMAVFIASSSLGEVIIHPVDLFQTFIGNGSTFHELIIVSFRLPRILIALLVGICLAISGGIMQNLVRNPLASPDIIGITGGASVAVVIFLMLFSDSNHSLTVSIHWLPVAAFIGAMTTGLAVYIFSWKNGVSSYRLVLIGIGLSLLTKSLTTLFMIKGPIYQASQANIWITGSVYAANWSQVQILLPLTFLFVLITVVMTRNINIQEFGDDIATGVGSHVQLNRFLLLILSTALTACAVSFAGGIGFVGLMAPHIAKRLVGSSFGSVLPVSAFIGALMVMLSDFLGKTLFLPFEVPAGVFTAAIGAPYFIYLLYKHRNS from the coding sequence ATGAAAAAATATGTTTCGTTCCGAATAGGAAAGGGCTATATTTCTTTATTAATCGATAAAAAAACGGTGGTTATTTCAAGTGTACTAATCCTGTTAACGATGGCTGTGTTCATAGCAAGTTCTAGCCTCGGGGAAGTGATCATACATCCAGTCGATTTATTCCAAACATTTATAGGCAATGGAAGTACCTTTCATGAATTAATCATTGTATCATTTCGATTACCGAGAATCCTCATTGCTTTACTTGTTGGAATTTGTTTAGCCATTAGTGGTGGGATTATGCAAAATTTAGTTCGAAATCCTTTAGCATCTCCTGACATTATCGGAATTACGGGTGGTGCTTCTGTAGCTGTCGTAATCTTTTTAATGCTTTTTTCAGATTCGAACCATTCATTAACGGTCAGCATTCATTGGTTACCAGTCGCTGCCTTTATCGGGGCAATGACAACTGGTTTGGCTGTATATATTTTCTCTTGGAAAAATGGAGTATCTTCTTATCGACTTGTTTTAATCGGTATCGGATTATCATTATTGACGAAATCACTTACAACTTTGTTTATGATTAAAGGCCCCATTTATCAAGCGTCACAAGCAAATATTTGGATTACCGGATCAGTGTATGCTGCTAATTGGAGCCAAGTGCAAATATTATTACCTTTAACATTCTTATTTGTTCTGATTACAGTTGTGATGACAAGAAACATTAACATCCAAGAGTTTGGAGATGATATCGCAACCGGTGTTGGAAGTCATGTTCAACTAAATCGTTTTCTTTTATTAATTTTAAGTACAGCTCTTACAGCATGTGCGGTATCGTTTGCTGGTGGAATTGGATTTGTCGGTTTAATGGCTCCTCATATTGCAAAACGTTTAGTTGGTTCAAGCTTTGGATCTGTGCTTCCTGTATCAGCATTCATTGGGGCATTAATGGTTATGCTTTCCGACTTCCTTGGCAAAACGTTATTTTTGCCATTTGAAGTGCCAGCAGGCGTGTTCACAGCTGCAATTGGAGCACCATACTTTATTTACTTGCTTTATAAGCATCGAAATTCATAG
- a CDS encoding iron complex transport system ATP-binding protein (product_source=KO:K02013; cath_funfam=3.40.50.300; cog=COG1120; ko=KO:K02013; pfam=PF00005; smart=SM00382; superfamily=52540), producing the protein MNSIQTEGLTLSYGSQIIINQLNLTIPKGQITVFIGSNGCGKSTLLKSIARLLKPEHGSVLLEGEVIAKLPTKEVAKKLAILPQSPEAPEGLTVLQLVKQGRYPYQTWLKQWSKQDEEAVMRALERTRMMDLKDRTVDSLSGGQRQRAWIAMTLAQNTNIILLDEPTTYLDMTHQIEILDLLFELNEIEKRTIVMVLHDLNLACRYAHHIVALKNQKVYAQGKPEEIINCSLVKDVFDLDCEVAKDPLFGTPLCIPYGKGRCLLQSDQAIGHG; encoded by the coding sequence ATGAACAGTATCCAAACAGAAGGTTTAACCCTTTCATATGGAAGCCAAATCATCATTAACCAGCTAAATTTAACAATCCCAAAAGGGCAAATAACAGTATTTATTGGAAGCAATGGCTGTGGAAAGTCAACTTTATTAAAGTCAATAGCTAGACTTTTAAAACCAGAACATGGCTCCGTTTTATTAGAAGGAGAAGTGATTGCAAAACTTCCGACAAAAGAAGTTGCAAAAAAATTAGCTATTCTTCCACAGTCTCCAGAAGCTCCAGAAGGATTGACGGTACTACAGCTTGTCAAACAAGGAAGGTATCCATATCAAACTTGGCTCAAACAATGGTCAAAACAGGATGAAGAAGCCGTTATGCGTGCACTTGAGAGAACAAGAATGATGGATTTGAAAGATCGAACGGTCGATTCCTTATCTGGTGGACAGCGTCAACGAGCATGGATTGCCATGACACTTGCGCAAAATACCAATATTATTTTACTTGATGAACCGACGACGTATTTAGATATGACACATCAAATTGAAATACTGGATCTATTATTTGAGTTAAACGAAATTGAAAAACGAACAATTGTCATGGTATTACATGATTTAAATCTAGCATGTCGCTATGCCCATCATATTGTCGCTTTGAAAAATCAAAAGGTTTACGCTCAAGGAAAGCCTGAAGAAATCATTAATTGCAGCCTTGTTAAAGATGTATTTGATTTGGATTGTGAAGTGGCAAAAGATCCTTTATTTGGTACACCTTTATGTATTCCATATGGAAAAGGAAGATGTTTATTGCAATCAGATCAAGCAATTGGACATGGATGA
- a CDS encoding 3-hydroxyacyl-CoA dehydrogenase (product_source=KO:K07516; cath_funfam=1.10.1040.10,3.30.70.980,3.40.50.720,3.90.226.10; cog=COG1024,COG1250; ko=KO:K07516; pfam=PF00378,PF00725,PF02737; superfamily=48179,51735,52096): MVQFIKKAAVLGSGVMGSGIAAHLANIGIPVLLLDIVPTELTDDEVQKGLTLEDKSVRNRLADLAVKRLLKQKPAPLTTKENIHFIQTGNMEDDLERLKDVDWIIEVVVERLEIKRQVLEKIEQFRKPGSIVSSNTSGISIEAMAEGRSEEFKKHFLGTHFFNPPRYLKLLEMIPTKETDRSVLAYMKQFGEDVLGKGVVVAKDTPNFIANRIGTYGLLVTVKEMVKGGYSVGEVDSITGSLIGRPKSATFRTLDVVGLDTFAHVAHNVYEKVEGEEKKVFEIPSFMKRMLEEKRLGSKTGLGFYKKEGNKILELNYNTLEYEPRKKLKTPAIEIAKQTKGLKGKLKALLYADDRAGNLLWNILAPTLLYSAKLVGEIADHIVDIDRAMKWGFGWELGPFEIWDAIGVAKSIRKMEKEGLEVPEWVFKMIDQGHESFYKQENNQELYYHNGEFRLVERNKKAVHIQSLKEAKGVIKKNSGASLVDLGDDVALLEFHSPNNAIGLDIIQMIDYAVEEVDRHYKGLVIGNQGKNFCVGANLALILMEAQDDNYFEIELVVRRFQQAMMKLKYSANPVVAAPFNMTLGGGAEVCLPASRIQAASETYIGLVEVGVGLIPGGGGNKELYIKQLESIPKGVNIDLQNIANKVFETIATAKVSTSAQEARENGFLNQNDGISMNGDHLLYEAKQKVLSLYEAGYRPPVKKKIPVVGETGYATMILSAQSMHLSGYASEHDVKIAKKLAYVLAGGKVPFGTKVDEEYLLDLEREAFLSLVGEPKSQQRMQHMLLKGKPLRN, from the coding sequence ATGGTCCAGTTTATCAAGAAGGCTGCGGTTCTTGGTTCTGGTGTTATGGGTTCCGGAATTGCCGCTCATCTAGCTAATATAGGAATTCCCGTTTTATTACTTGATATTGTACCGACTGAATTGACGGATGATGAAGTGCAAAAAGGTTTAACACTTGAAGACAAAAGTGTTCGTAATCGATTAGCGGATCTAGCTGTAAAAAGGCTATTAAAGCAAAAACCGGCACCATTAACCACGAAAGAAAATATTCATTTTATTCAAACTGGAAATATGGAAGATGATTTAGAGCGATTAAAAGATGTAGATTGGATTATTGAAGTGGTTGTAGAAAGGCTTGAGATTAAAAGACAAGTACTTGAAAAGATCGAACAATTCCGCAAGCCAGGAAGTATTGTTAGTTCTAATACTTCCGGTATTTCAATCGAAGCGATGGCAGAAGGACGATCTGAGGAGTTTAAAAAACATTTTTTAGGCACACATTTTTTTAACCCACCCCGTTATTTAAAATTGTTAGAAATGATTCCAACAAAGGAAACAGATCGATCCGTTTTAGCTTATATGAAGCAATTTGGAGAGGATGTTCTTGGAAAAGGGGTAGTAGTAGCGAAGGACACTCCAAACTTTATTGCTAACCGCATTGGAACATATGGTTTATTAGTTACAGTAAAAGAAATGGTAAAAGGTGGATATTCGGTAGGGGAGGTAGACTCCATCACTGGTTCATTAATTGGTCGTCCGAAAAGTGCTACATTCCGAACACTTGATGTCGTTGGACTCGATACATTTGCCCATGTTGCCCATAATGTTTATGAGAAAGTAGAAGGCGAAGAGAAGAAAGTATTTGAAATTCCTTCATTTATGAAGAGAATGTTAGAGGAAAAACGGCTTGGAAGTAAAACAGGTTTAGGATTTTATAAAAAAGAAGGAAACAAAATTTTGGAATTAAACTACAACACATTGGAATATGAACCGCGCAAAAAATTAAAGACTCCGGCTATTGAAATAGCAAAACAAACAAAGGGACTAAAGGGAAAATTGAAAGCGCTTTTGTATGCTGACGATCGTGCAGGAAATTTACTTTGGAACATTCTAGCACCCACTCTTCTTTACAGTGCGAAGCTTGTAGGAGAGATTGCAGATCATATTGTTGATATTGACAGAGCGATGAAATGGGGATTTGGCTGGGAGCTTGGACCATTTGAAATATGGGATGCGATTGGTGTGGCAAAGTCCATTCGCAAAATGGAAAAAGAAGGACTAGAAGTACCCGAATGGGTTTTCAAAATGATCGATCAAGGTCATGAATCTTTTTACAAACAAGAAAATAATCAAGAGCTTTACTATCATAACGGAGAGTTTCGACTTGTTGAACGGAACAAAAAAGCGGTTCATATTCAATCACTAAAAGAAGCGAAAGGTGTTATAAAGAAAAACAGTGGTGCAAGCCTTGTTGATTTAGGAGATGATGTTGCTTTATTAGAATTCCATTCCCCAAACAATGCAATTGGTTTAGATATTATTCAAATGATTGATTATGCTGTCGAAGAAGTAGACCGTCATTATAAAGGACTTGTTATTGGCAACCAAGGGAAAAATTTCTGTGTAGGAGCCAATTTGGCGCTCATTTTAATGGAGGCTCAAGATGACAATTATTTTGAAATTGAGTTAGTAGTCCGTCGTTTCCAGCAAGCAATGATGAAATTGAAATATAGTGCAAATCCTGTTGTTGCCGCACCATTTAACATGACGCTTGGCGGCGGTGCAGAAGTTTGCCTGCCAGCAAGCAGAATCCAAGCAGCCAGTGAAACGTATATCGGTCTTGTTGAGGTCGGGGTCGGTTTGATCCCAGGAGGAGGAGGTAATAAAGAACTATATATAAAACAACTTGAAAGCATACCAAAAGGAGTAAATATTGATTTGCAAAATATCGCCAATAAAGTGTTTGAAACGATCGCTACAGCGAAAGTGTCAACATCTGCTCAAGAAGCACGAGAAAATGGTTTTCTTAACCAAAATGATGGAATAAGCATGAATGGTGACCACCTTTTATATGAGGCGAAACAAAAAGTACTGTCGCTTTATGAAGCAGGTTATCGTCCTCCAGTGAAAAAGAAAATTCCAGTTGTTGGAGAGACTGGATATGCGACGATGATTTTATCTGCTCAATCGATGCATTTATCTGGTTATGCTTCAGAGCATGATGTGAAAATTGCGAAAAAATTAGCTTATGTTCTTGCAGGTGGAAAAGTTCCATTCGGAACAAAAGTCGATGAGGAATATTTACTAGATTTAGAGAGAGAAGCCTTTTTGAGCTTAGTAGGAGAACCGAAATCTCAACAACGTATGCAGCACATGCTGTTAAAAGGAAAGCCGCTTCGTAATTAA
- a CDS encoding acetyl-CoA acyltransferase (product_source=KO:K00632; cath_funfam=3.40.47.10; cog=COG0183; ko=KO:K00632; pfam=PF00108,PF02803; superfamily=53901; tigrfam=TIGR01930), with protein MREAVIVAGARTPVGKAKKGTLATVRTDDLGALVVKETIKRAGNYDGNIDDLIFGCAMPEAEQGLNMARNIGALAGLPHTVPAITINRYCSSGLQAIAYAAERIMLGHSDTIIAGGAESMSLVPMMGHVLRPNAKLAEEAPEYYMSMGHTAEQVAKKYGVSREDQDEFAVLSHQKAAKAIREGKFDDEIVRVQVTVREVGKDRQIKESVIEFKQDEGVRPDTSKEVLSTLKPVFAVDGSVTAGNSSQTSDGAAAVMLMDREKAESLGLKPLAKFRSFAVGGVPPEVMGIGPVVAVPKALKLAGLELSDIGLFELNEAFASQSIQVIRELGLDEEKVNVNGGAIALGHPLGCTGAKLTLTLLHEMKRRNEQFGVVTMCIGGGMGAAGVFELIS; from the coding sequence ATGAGAGAAGCCGTCATTGTAGCAGGTGCTAGAACACCTGTTGGGAAAGCAAAGAAAGGAACACTTGCAACGGTTCGGACTGATGATTTAGGTGCTTTAGTCGTGAAAGAAACAATAAAGAGGGCTGGAAATTATGATGGCAATATTGATGATTTAATATTCGGTTGTGCCATGCCGGAAGCGGAACAAGGATTAAATATGGCGAGAAACATTGGGGCGCTTGCTGGATTACCTCATACGGTTCCAGCCATTACGATTAATCGCTACTGCTCCTCAGGGTTACAAGCCATTGCCTATGCTGCGGAACGAATTATGCTAGGGCATTCAGATACCATTATTGCTGGTGGAGCAGAGTCTATGAGTCTTGTACCGATGATGGGACACGTGTTGCGTCCAAATGCAAAACTTGCCGAAGAAGCCCCTGAATATTATATGAGCATGGGACATACGGCAGAGCAAGTAGCAAAAAAATATGGTGTTAGCCGTGAAGATCAAGATGAATTTGCTGTTTTAAGCCATCAAAAAGCGGCAAAAGCCATACGAGAAGGTAAGTTTGATGACGAAATTGTTCGGGTTCAGGTAACAGTAAGAGAGGTTGGGAAAGATCGTCAAATAAAAGAGTCTGTCATTGAGTTTAAACAAGATGAAGGTGTTCGCCCCGATACAAGTAAAGAAGTTCTCTCAACATTAAAACCAGTTTTTGCAGTTGATGGATCGGTCACGGCAGGCAACTCCTCACAGACGAGTGATGGAGCGGCAGCTGTTATGCTCATGGATCGCGAAAAGGCGGAATCTCTTGGCCTAAAACCATTAGCAAAATTTCGGTCATTTGCGGTTGGAGGTGTTCCTCCAGAAGTCATGGGAATAGGTCCTGTTGTTGCTGTTCCAAAAGCATTAAAGCTAGCAGGACTTGAACTATCTGATATTGGCTTATTTGAGTTAAATGAAGCTTTTGCCTCTCAATCGATTCAAGTTATTAGAGAATTAGGATTAGATGAAGAGAAAGTGAATGTCAATGGCGGAGCGATAGCCTTAGGGCATCCGCTTGGATGTACAGGGGCTAAATTGACGTTGACTTTACTACATGAAATGAAGCGTCGCAACGAACAGTTTGGAGTTGTCACGATGTGTATTGGTGGAGGTATGGGAGCTGCAGGAGTGTTTGAGTTAATTTCTTAA